One Mauremys reevesii isolate NIE-2019 linkage group 5, ASM1616193v1, whole genome shotgun sequence genomic window carries:
- the PRMT9 gene encoding protein arginine N-methyltransferase 9 isoform X2: MPNSNAKSHRGHRGGQEAGRRELVSRSLQSAQHCLEDQDFGTAYAHYLLVLNLAPELKNDVRETFQFTLFKWAEELASLARIQDLFNCYEQALELFPNDEIICNSMGEHLFRMGFRDEAAGYFHKALKLNPDFADAKENFYRVANWLVERWHFIMLNDTNRNLIYQKAIEKVVRSGCRTVLDIGAGTGILSMFAKKAGAPCVYACELSKTMYELACDVVAANNMEGEIKLLPMKSLDIEIPKHIPERVSLVVTETVDAGLFGEGIVESLIHAWEHLLLQPKPKNQDIGTEDYGQVIPAGAIVFGMAVECKEIRRHHRVGIQQVACVHLAETVEFCSPTRASVNSEETIEPYTTEKLSRVPGGYMPLTEPFQAMTVDFNNLQELKSLATRKPCKISIPVTQGGVLDAIVVWFVLQLDDEHSLSTSPSEETCWEQAVYPVQGLPDYSVKPGDTVMMEVCCQDCYLRVQKISVLTSEYGMDIERENTLASGNEAELCSALASLQTTSTPDGMGQKCMLESTEIALLNNVPYHECFNAAIGKVLSSLIPARESLSMDVDGHDREINFEKSQNKNSSYTTHDPLYVLDVSEGFSILPIIAGKLGPVKAYSSVEKEQHQIALNIISEANHFPKETLKFWLSHLEDESVVLQRPKSDKLWSIIILDVIETSGLIQQEVMEKAAISRCLLHSGGKIFPQYVVMYGMLVESQSLVLESAVQGTEPTLGLNIAPFINQFKVPVRVFLDLATLPCVPLSKPAELLRLDLMNPYLNSSSREVKVQVSKSGHVTAIPFWYHIHLDEDIYLDTSSDSSHWKQAAVVLDKPIQVQLGDELVLNIQHYKSNVSITVKQ; this comes from the exons ATGCCCAACTCTAATGCCAAATCTCATCGTGGCCACCGAGGTGGTCAGGAAGCTGGCAGACGTGAGCTGGTTTCCAGATCTTTACAGAGTGCTCAGCATTGTCTGGAAGATCAGGATTTTGGAACTGCATATGCCCACTATCTCCTGGTACTAAATCTAGCTCCTGAGCTAAAAAATGATGTCAGG GAAACTTTCCAGTTTACCCTCTTCAAATGGGCTGAAGAGCTAGCTTCTCTTGCACGGATTCAAGATTTATTTAACTGCTATGAGCAGGCCCTGGAACTATTTCCTAATGATGAAATAATATGTAATAGTATGGGGGAACATCTCTTCAG AATGGGCTTTAGAGATGAAGCAGCTGGATATTTCCACAAAGCACTGAAGCTAAACCCTGACTTTGCTGATGCAAAGGAGAATTTTTACCGTGTTGCAAACTGGCTGGTAGAACGTTGGCACTTTATCATGCTTAATGACACCAACAGGAATCTGATTTACCAGAAAGCGATTGAGAAGGTGGTCCGCTCTGGTTGCAGAACTGTTCTAGATATTGGAGCAGGAACAGGAATACTGAG TATGTTTGCCAAGAAGGCTGGTGCACCTTGTGTCTATGCCTGTGAGTTGTCGAAGACCATGTATGAACTTGCTTGTGATGTGGTAGCAGCAAATAATATGGAAGGAGAGATCAAACTTCTGCCTATGAAGTCTCTTGATATAGAAATTCCAAAGCACATACCTGAAAG GGTTTCCCTGGTTGTCACAGAAACGGTAGATGCAGGTTTGTTTGGAGAAGGGATTGTGGAGAGTTTGATACATGCTTGGGAGCATTTGCTTTTACAACCAAAG cctAAAAACCAAGACATTGGCACAGAAGACTATGGTCAAGTTATTCCTGCAGGTGCTATTGTATTTGGGATGGCAGTGGAATGCAAAGAGATACGCAGACATCACAG GGTGGGAATACAACAAGTTgcctgtgtgcatttggcagaaaCGGTGGAGTTCTGTAGTCCAACACGTGCTTCTGTGAACTCAGAGGAAACTATTGAACCTTACACCACAGAAAAACTCAGTAGAGTTCCTGGGGGTTATATGCCACTGACAGAACCCTTTCAAGCCATGACAGTGGATTTCAACAATCTGCAG GAATTGAAAAGCCTGGCAACTAGGAAGCCTTGCAAGATCAGCATACCTGTCACTCAAGGAGGCGTGCTGGATGCTATTGTGGTATGGTTTGTACTACAGCTTGATGATGAGCACAGTCTATCTACAAGTCCCAGTGAGGAAACTTGCTGGGAACAAGCAGTCTACCCTGTGCAGGGCCTTCCTG ATTATTCTGTGAAACCTGGAGACACTGTGATGATGGAAGTATGCTGCCAAGATTGCTACTTGAGGGTCCAGAAGATTTCTGTTTTGACTTCAGAGTATGGGATGGACATTGAAAGGGAGAACACACTGGCTTCGGGCAATGAGGCTGAACTATGTAGTGCTTTGGCTAGTCTTCAGACTACTAGCACACCGGATGGCATGGGGCAGAAATGCATGCTGGAATCCACTGAAATTGCACTTCTAAACAATGTGCCGTACCATGAATGCTTTAATGCTGCCATTGGCAAAGTGTTGTCATCCTTGATCCCAGCGAGAGAATCTCTGTCTATGGATGTTGATGGTCATGATAGAGAGATAAACTTTGAAAAGAGTCAAAACAAGAATTCCTCATATACAACTCATGACCCTTTGTATGTATTAGATGTGTCTGAGGGCTTTTCGATTCTACCAATAATTGCTGGCAAACTTGGGCCAGTTAAAGCTTACAGTTCTGTTGAAAAAGAGCAGCATCAAATAGCCCTTAACATAATTTCAGAAGCCAACCATTTCCCTAAAGAAACATTAAAGTTTTGGCTCAGCCACTTAGAGGATGAGAGTGTGGTGTTACAGAGACCCAAATCAGACAAACTGTGGAGTATTATAATTCTGGACGTCATAGAGACTTCAGGTTTAATCCAGCAGGAGGTGATGGAAAAGGCAGCAATATCCAG GTGTTTGCTTCACTCTGGAGGAAAGATATTCCCCCAATACGTGGTGATGTATGGGATGCTTGTAGAATCACAATCCTTAGTACTTGAAAGTGCAGTTCAAGGAACTGAACCCACACTTGGGCTTAATATAGCACCTTTTATCAACCAGTTCAAG GTGCCTGTTCGTGTGTTTTTGGATCTCGCTACATTACCATGTGTGCCCTTAAGCAAGCCAGCAGAACTGCTAAGACTAGATCTCATGAATCCCTATTTGAACAGTTCCAGTAGAGAAGTAAAG GTGCAAGTTTCTAAGTCTGGCCACGTCACTGCCATTCCATTTTGGTATCATATACATCTAGATGAAGATATTTATTTGGATACGTCAAGTGATTCCTCCCACTGGAAACAAGCTGCAGTTGTTCTTGACAAACCGATCCAAGTTCAGCTTGGAGATGAACTTGTGCTCAACATTCAGCACTATAAAAGTAATGTCAGCATCACAGTAAAGCAGTGA
- the PRMT9 gene encoding protein arginine N-methyltransferase 9 isoform X1: MELIFFKMPNSNAKSHRGHRGGQEAGRRELVSRSLQSAQHCLEDQDFGTAYAHYLLVLNLAPELKNDVRETFQFTLFKWAEELASLARIQDLFNCYEQALELFPNDEIICNSMGEHLFRMGFRDEAAGYFHKALKLNPDFADAKENFYRVANWLVERWHFIMLNDTNRNLIYQKAIEKVVRSGCRTVLDIGAGTGILSMFAKKAGAPCVYACELSKTMYELACDVVAANNMEGEIKLLPMKSLDIEIPKHIPERVSLVVTETVDAGLFGEGIVESLIHAWEHLLLQPKPKNQDIGTEDYGQVIPAGAIVFGMAVECKEIRRHHRVGIQQVACVHLAETVEFCSPTRASVNSEETIEPYTTEKLSRVPGGYMPLTEPFQAMTVDFNNLQELKSLATRKPCKISIPVTQGGVLDAIVVWFVLQLDDEHSLSTSPSEETCWEQAVYPVQGLPDYSVKPGDTVMMEVCCQDCYLRVQKISVLTSEYGMDIERENTLASGNEAELCSALASLQTTSTPDGMGQKCMLESTEIALLNNVPYHECFNAAIGKVLSSLIPARESLSMDVDGHDREINFEKSQNKNSSYTTHDPLYVLDVSEGFSILPIIAGKLGPVKAYSSVEKEQHQIALNIISEANHFPKETLKFWLSHLEDESVVLQRPKSDKLWSIIILDVIETSGLIQQEVMEKAAISRCLLHSGGKIFPQYVVMYGMLVESQSLVLESAVQGTEPTLGLNIAPFINQFKVPVRVFLDLATLPCVPLSKPAELLRLDLMNPYLNSSSREVKVQVSKSGHVTAIPFWYHIHLDEDIYLDTSSDSSHWKQAAVVLDKPIQVQLGDELVLNIQHYKSNVSITVKQ, translated from the exons ATGGAA TTAATTTTCTTCAAAATGCCCAACTCTAATGCCAAATCTCATCGTGGCCACCGAGGTGGTCAGGAAGCTGGCAGACGTGAGCTGGTTTCCAGATCTTTACAGAGTGCTCAGCATTGTCTGGAAGATCAGGATTTTGGAACTGCATATGCCCACTATCTCCTGGTACTAAATCTAGCTCCTGAGCTAAAAAATGATGTCAGG GAAACTTTCCAGTTTACCCTCTTCAAATGGGCTGAAGAGCTAGCTTCTCTTGCACGGATTCAAGATTTATTTAACTGCTATGAGCAGGCCCTGGAACTATTTCCTAATGATGAAATAATATGTAATAGTATGGGGGAACATCTCTTCAG AATGGGCTTTAGAGATGAAGCAGCTGGATATTTCCACAAAGCACTGAAGCTAAACCCTGACTTTGCTGATGCAAAGGAGAATTTTTACCGTGTTGCAAACTGGCTGGTAGAACGTTGGCACTTTATCATGCTTAATGACACCAACAGGAATCTGATTTACCAGAAAGCGATTGAGAAGGTGGTCCGCTCTGGTTGCAGAACTGTTCTAGATATTGGAGCAGGAACAGGAATACTGAG TATGTTTGCCAAGAAGGCTGGTGCACCTTGTGTCTATGCCTGTGAGTTGTCGAAGACCATGTATGAACTTGCTTGTGATGTGGTAGCAGCAAATAATATGGAAGGAGAGATCAAACTTCTGCCTATGAAGTCTCTTGATATAGAAATTCCAAAGCACATACCTGAAAG GGTTTCCCTGGTTGTCACAGAAACGGTAGATGCAGGTTTGTTTGGAGAAGGGATTGTGGAGAGTTTGATACATGCTTGGGAGCATTTGCTTTTACAACCAAAG cctAAAAACCAAGACATTGGCACAGAAGACTATGGTCAAGTTATTCCTGCAGGTGCTATTGTATTTGGGATGGCAGTGGAATGCAAAGAGATACGCAGACATCACAG GGTGGGAATACAACAAGTTgcctgtgtgcatttggcagaaaCGGTGGAGTTCTGTAGTCCAACACGTGCTTCTGTGAACTCAGAGGAAACTATTGAACCTTACACCACAGAAAAACTCAGTAGAGTTCCTGGGGGTTATATGCCACTGACAGAACCCTTTCAAGCCATGACAGTGGATTTCAACAATCTGCAG GAATTGAAAAGCCTGGCAACTAGGAAGCCTTGCAAGATCAGCATACCTGTCACTCAAGGAGGCGTGCTGGATGCTATTGTGGTATGGTTTGTACTACAGCTTGATGATGAGCACAGTCTATCTACAAGTCCCAGTGAGGAAACTTGCTGGGAACAAGCAGTCTACCCTGTGCAGGGCCTTCCTG ATTATTCTGTGAAACCTGGAGACACTGTGATGATGGAAGTATGCTGCCAAGATTGCTACTTGAGGGTCCAGAAGATTTCTGTTTTGACTTCAGAGTATGGGATGGACATTGAAAGGGAGAACACACTGGCTTCGGGCAATGAGGCTGAACTATGTAGTGCTTTGGCTAGTCTTCAGACTACTAGCACACCGGATGGCATGGGGCAGAAATGCATGCTGGAATCCACTGAAATTGCACTTCTAAACAATGTGCCGTACCATGAATGCTTTAATGCTGCCATTGGCAAAGTGTTGTCATCCTTGATCCCAGCGAGAGAATCTCTGTCTATGGATGTTGATGGTCATGATAGAGAGATAAACTTTGAAAAGAGTCAAAACAAGAATTCCTCATATACAACTCATGACCCTTTGTATGTATTAGATGTGTCTGAGGGCTTTTCGATTCTACCAATAATTGCTGGCAAACTTGGGCCAGTTAAAGCTTACAGTTCTGTTGAAAAAGAGCAGCATCAAATAGCCCTTAACATAATTTCAGAAGCCAACCATTTCCCTAAAGAAACATTAAAGTTTTGGCTCAGCCACTTAGAGGATGAGAGTGTGGTGTTACAGAGACCCAAATCAGACAAACTGTGGAGTATTATAATTCTGGACGTCATAGAGACTTCAGGTTTAATCCAGCAGGAGGTGATGGAAAAGGCAGCAATATCCAG GTGTTTGCTTCACTCTGGAGGAAAGATATTCCCCCAATACGTGGTGATGTATGGGATGCTTGTAGAATCACAATCCTTAGTACTTGAAAGTGCAGTTCAAGGAACTGAACCCACACTTGGGCTTAATATAGCACCTTTTATCAACCAGTTCAAG GTGCCTGTTCGTGTGTTTTTGGATCTCGCTACATTACCATGTGTGCCCTTAAGCAAGCCAGCAGAACTGCTAAGACTAGATCTCATGAATCCCTATTTGAACAGTTCCAGTAGAGAAGTAAAG GTGCAAGTTTCTAAGTCTGGCCACGTCACTGCCATTCCATTTTGGTATCATATACATCTAGATGAAGATATTTATTTGGATACGTCAAGTGATTCCTCCCACTGGAAACAAGCTGCAGTTGTTCTTGACAAACCGATCCAAGTTCAGCTTGGAGATGAACTTGTGCTCAACATTCAGCACTATAAAAGTAATGTCAGCATCACAGTAAAGCAGTGA